In a single window of the Chondrocystis sp. NIES-4102 genome:
- a CDS encoding methionine aminopeptidase, type I — protein MNILTDLLFPKSKSNANTKSEGLPASNHTPRGIKLKSPPEIAKMRNSAKIVATVLKEIQAMVEPGMTTADLDEYAEKRIREMGATPSFKGYYGFPGSICASINNEVVHGIPSTKKVIRRGDVLKVDTGAYCEGFHGDSCITIAVGKVSQDAAKLIEVAEAALYKGIDQVKAGNHLLDIAGAIEDYVKANGYSIVEEYTGHGVGRDLHESPSVFNFRTNWLPNVKLKAGMTLAIEPILNAGSKHTRILRDRWTVVTTDNNLSAQFEHTVLVTKDGYEILTDRDLV, from the coding sequence ATGAATATTTTAACCGATCTTCTATTTCCCAAATCCAAGAGTAATGCCAATACTAAATCCGAGGGGCTACCAGCATCTAATCATACTCCACGGGGAATTAAGCTAAAATCTCCGCCAGAAATCGCCAAAATGAGAAATTCAGCTAAGATTGTTGCCACAGTCTTAAAAGAAATTCAAGCAATGGTAGAGCCTGGAATGACTACCGCAGATCTAGATGAATATGCAGAAAAACGTATTCGCGAAATGGGAGCAACCCCTAGTTTCAAAGGATATTATGGATTTCCTGGATCAATTTGTGCCAGCATCAACAATGAAGTAGTACATGGTATTCCTAGTACTAAAAAAGTAATTCGTCGTGGCGATGTTTTAAAAGTAGATACAGGGGCATATTGTGAGGGTTTTCATGGCGACTCTTGCATTACGATCGCTGTGGGTAAAGTATCTCAGGATGCAGCAAAACTTATTGAGGTAGCAGAAGCAGCTTTATATAAAGGTATTGATCAGGTAAAAGCAGGTAATCATCTATTAGATATTGCAGGGGCGATCGAAGATTATGTCAAAGCTAATGGCTACAGTATAGTAGAAGAGTATACAGGACATGGTGTAGGTAGAGATTTACATGAATCACCATCAGTATTCAATTTTCGGACAAATTGGCTACCCAATGTCAAACTTAAGGCAGGGATGACTTTAGCAATTGAACCCATACTCAATGCAGGGTCAAAACATACCAGAATTTTACGCGATCGCTGGACAGTTGTAACTACAGATAATAATTTGTCGGCTCAATTTGAACATACTGTGTTAGTTACTAAAGATGGGTATGAAATATTAACAGATCGGGATCTTGTTTAG
- a CDS encoding D-isomer specific 2-hydroxyacid dehydrogenase NAD-binding protein: MKVAVFNTKPYDQKFLEQVNEEYNHELEFLKSRLELQTVSLAAGFEAVCVFVNDRLDRKVIEKLDKQGIKLIALRCAGYNNVDLEAAAEYGIKVVRVPAYSPHAVAEHTVALILSLNRQIHRAYSRVRDGNFSLDGLLGFDLYGRTVGIIGTGRIGCITGQILHGFGCKILAYDLRPESEFAEKYAEYVSLDDLLAQSDIISLHCPLTPETDHIINKEAIAKMKPGVMLVNTSRGALVDTKAVIKGLKSKQIGHLALDVYEQESNMFFQDLSTEIIQDDVFQRLLTFPNVIITGHQAFFTEEALQNIVETTLKNITAIANNEECPNEIKEE; this comes from the coding sequence ATGAAAGTTGCAGTATTCAATACCAAACCCTACGATCAGAAGTTTTTAGAACAAGTTAACGAAGAATATAATCACGAATTAGAATTTCTCAAATCGCGTTTAGAATTACAAACAGTATCCTTAGCAGCAGGATTTGAAGCCGTTTGTGTCTTTGTCAACGATCGCCTGGATCGTAAGGTGATTGAAAAGTTAGATAAACAAGGTATTAAGTTAATTGCTCTACGTTGTGCAGGGTATAATAACGTAGATTTAGAAGCAGCAGCCGAATATGGGATTAAAGTAGTAAGAGTTCCTGCTTATTCACCCCATGCTGTAGCTGAACATACAGTAGCTTTAATTTTAAGCCTTAATCGTCAGATTCATCGGGCGTATTCCCGTGTACGTGATGGTAATTTCTCTTTAGATGGGCTATTAGGATTTGATTTATATGGTCGCACTGTGGGGATTATTGGTACTGGTAGAATTGGTTGTATAACAGGACAAATTTTACATGGTTTTGGTTGTAAAATACTCGCCTACGATTTACGCCCTGAATCTGAATTTGCGGAAAAATATGCAGAATATGTGTCTTTAGATGATTTATTGGCGCAGTCGGATATCATTAGTTTGCATTGTCCTTTAACCCCCGAAACCGATCACATAATTAACAAAGAAGCGATCGCCAAAATGAAGCCTGGAGTGATGTTAGTAAATACTAGTCGGGGTGCATTGGTAGATACTAAAGCCGTGATTAAAGGTTTAAAATCTAAGCAAATTGGACATTTAGCCTTGGATGTTTATGAACAGGAAAGTAATATGTTTTTCCAAGATTTATCAACGGAAATTATTCAAGATGATGTCTTCCAAAGATTGCTAACTTTTCCTAATGTAATTATTACAGGACACCAAGCTTTCTTTACTGAAGAAGCATTACAGAATATCGTTGAAACCACTTTAAAAAATATTACCGCGATCGCCAATAATGAGGAATGTCCTAACGAAATTAAGGAGGAATAA